The Macaca thibetana thibetana isolate TM-01 chromosome 5, ASM2454274v1, whole genome shotgun sequence genomic sequence atataaaacatgtattttaaaggtGGGGATCTGCCTTTGAAAAAGCATCAAATATGCTTTCTTGAACAAGAGAGAAACAAGGGAAATGCTGCCTAGTGGCAACTGTCCAGTGGACCTGAGCCATGGTCTGTTGTAAAGTCCTACCATCTTGAGTACTCAAGAAAAACGAAAGGTTGAAAAGTATGAAACAAAACTAGGCATGATATTTTTGGAAAGgttttattttcatggttttctTCTGTTAAAATACATCGATAAATAAACTGTATTATTCCAAATCATAGAGGAACATTACATAATTAATACAAAACAAAGCATCATGTCTCACAAGGAAGACATAAAATATCCAAAGGATAATTAGAACATTGTAGTTTTTATAGCTTCAACATCAGAAATCTTGACAGTTTTGATAAATAACAACTGACATTCTTCTAAACAGTTACAAAAATAGATGGGACATACATGCATTTATCTTAACAGTGATCTGACTATTGGCTTGGATCCCCACTATTTATTTTTAGCTGCTATCACAATGTCTGGCATGATGTGATCTCTTTCCCACCATTTAATTAATGGAGAACATGTAAAATCCATCATCGTCAAGTTAGATGACAGTAAAGACTGAACTTTGGTTTAACACAAAAATACCTTTCAAAATGACAGTACAGTGAATTACCAAACACATTCATATTTTTCAATATCAGAAAGAACCTTAATAGACAAGCtttgaaaaatacatacatacatacatatataaataattagaaGTACCTTCATAAGAAGCAGTTAAACACATTAAACACAGTCCAAGTGTGCCCAGGAgctaattgtttttcttctttcactttgaTTCCTCTAAGAATAGACTCCTTTAGGAATTGTAGCGGATatgctttctccttctctctagGTCCGTTAGCGTTGCCACTGTGATGAAAAAATGCTGTTAGTAGGTACTCAGGAAACTGATCCCACAGACCATTTTTCCCACCTTAGATCCTTACCTTCTAGGGTTTTTCAAACGTGATCGTTCCTCCTAGCCCACACTAAGTGGTTATTACTTGTAGGAAAGTTGTTCTGTGTAGCCAAATAAAGCCCCAGGCTCTGGGATGCTATTTAACTAGAAATAGTGGACCTGTGGTCATAACTGTATTATTTGCTTCAAAAAGTGAAACAAGGGTTATACATAGGTTAAAAATCTACATGCATGACCTCACCTAAGGTTCACAGCAAACGTTTTGAAGTAGCTATTattgttttcagattttgttaAGACTCAGGATACTGACAGGTAGAGCCCAGACATGAACTACTCATGAGGGTCTGACTGGAAAGTCTCTACTTTTCACCAGGGAGAGTTAAGAGTCCCACTGTGCCCCAAATCAGGGGGGTTCACTTTTCAGGTCTGATGCCCATGAGGGAGTGAGACAAACATCCTGAAATAGGTAGGAGGCATTTTAGCATCATTAGCCAAATTCACATAATCTTAGAGAAAGGCACATTTACCCTCACTTATTTCAGTAGGGGTTAGGCCCGGGAATGGAGGGCACTGAAATACTGAAATACCCTCTGGCACCAGAGCAGATTAATAACCTTAATGGCAACTTTAACtgtgaaaataataatcacatttCTAGTCCTTCAACTAACCCCTGGGtttcccttattttatttttgggggcCAGATGCCAGTATTTCTGACCAACGGCCCCAGTCGCCTGTGTACATGCAAACTCACCTGTTCAGCATCTTTTGCATGATTTTCTGAACCATGGGTGCTGTGGGGTTGAGACACACTTTCTGCCCATTCTTGAGTGCAGCTCTGCAGAGGGAAGGGAATCTCCTGAGGCAGGAGGTCGGGCTGGGGACAGGGTTGGGGCAGCAGGAGGGTCTGGGACGCGGGCGGTGGCAGCGGTAGCGCAGCGCGGGACTTACATGACTTCGGTTTGGGCGCAGTGGGGTCCAGGGAACTTCACGTTCACACTTCGGATGTTCTTGGGGTGAATTCCCTGCAGGGTCTGCAAGCACTGGCAGCGCAGTTCAGTGACCACGGGTGCTCCTACGGAAGAAGAGACTCGCTGGCTGAGCGGGACTGTTGGCGCGGGGCGTCACCCCAGCCGTGTCTCGCCCCGGGGACCCCAGGGCGCCGGGACCCACCTG encodes the following:
- the LOC126954911 gene encoding growth-regulated alpha protein-like, whose product is MACAAPHAVPGPPRLLRVALLLLVLLVATCRRAAGAPVVTELRCQCLQTLQGIHPKNIRSVNVKFPGPHCAQTEVIAALKNGQKVCLNPTAPMVQKIMQKMLNSGNANGPREKEKAYPLQFLKESILRGIKVKEEKQLAPGHTWTVFNVFNCFL